One Paraburkholderia sp. IMGN_8 DNA window includes the following coding sequences:
- a CDS encoding DNA topoisomerase IV subunit B: MSTKKPNAAYSEASIKVLKGLEPVKQRPGMYTRTENPLHIIQEVIDNASDEALGGHGRQITVTLHADHSVSVEDDGRGIPFGLHPEEGVPVVEIVFTRLHAGGKFDKAAGGAYTFSGGLHGVGVSVTNALSTRLDVTVWRDGKVAELSFANGDVAKELEVRPAARSDKKSGTRVTAWANPKYFDSPNLPLGELQRLLRSKAVLLPGVEVTLINEKTGEQQSWKYEDGLRGYLLEGMNGSDLLIPLFEGERYVENSRTSEETFAEGEGATWVVAWSEEGTLMRESYVNLIPTPAGGTHESGLRDGLFQAVKSFVELHNLQPKGVKLLAEDVFARVSFVLSAKVLDPQFQGQIKERLNSRDAVKLVSSFARPALELWLNQHVEHGKKLADLVIKQAQARTRAGQKVEKRKSSGVAVLPGKLTDCESTEIGRNELFLVEGDSAGGSAKMGRDKEYQAILPLRGKVLNTWETERDRLFANNEVHDISVAIGVDPHSPDDKVDLSNLRYGKICILSDADVDGSHIQVLLLTLFFKHFPQLIERGHVCVARPPLFRVDAPARGKKPAQKLYALDEGELEAILDKLRKDGVRETQWSISRFKGLGEMSAEQLWDTTMNPDTRRLTPVALGELDYDATVARMTMLMGKGEAASRRSWLEEKGNEVEADI, from the coding sequence ATGTCTACGAAAAAGCCAAACGCCGCGTATAGCGAAGCGTCGATCAAGGTGTTGAAGGGCCTGGAGCCGGTCAAGCAACGGCCTGGGATGTACACCCGCACCGAAAATCCGCTGCACATCATTCAGGAAGTCATCGACAACGCGTCGGACGAGGCCCTCGGTGGCCACGGCCGGCAAATCACGGTCACGCTGCACGCGGACCATTCGGTCTCGGTCGAAGACGACGGCCGCGGCATTCCATTCGGCCTGCATCCGGAAGAAGGCGTGCCGGTCGTCGAGATCGTGTTCACGCGTCTGCATGCGGGCGGCAAGTTCGATAAGGCCGCCGGCGGCGCGTACACGTTTTCGGGCGGGCTGCACGGCGTCGGCGTGTCGGTCACCAACGCGCTGTCCACGCGCCTCGACGTCACTGTGTGGCGCGACGGCAAAGTCGCCGAGTTGAGTTTCGCCAATGGCGACGTCGCCAAGGAACTCGAAGTGCGGCCCGCCGCGCGTAGCGACAAGAAGTCCGGCACGCGCGTCACCGCGTGGGCCAATCCGAAATACTTCGATTCGCCGAACCTGCCGCTCGGCGAACTGCAACGTCTGCTGCGCTCGAAAGCGGTGCTGCTGCCGGGCGTCGAAGTCACGTTGATCAACGAGAAAACCGGCGAGCAGCAAAGCTGGAAATACGAAGACGGTTTGCGCGGCTATCTGCTCGAAGGCATGAACGGCAGCGATCTGCTGATTCCTCTTTTTGAAGGCGAGCGTTATGTAGAAAACTCGCGCACCAGCGAAGAGACGTTCGCGGAAGGCGAGGGCGCTACATGGGTCGTCGCGTGGAGCGAAGAAGGTACGCTTATGCGCGAGTCGTACGTCAATCTGATTCCGACGCCTGCGGGCGGCACGCACGAATCCGGCTTGCGCGACGGTTTGTTCCAGGCGGTGAAGAGCTTCGTCGAGTTGCACAATCTGCAGCCGAAGGGCGTCAAGCTGCTTGCCGAAGACGTGTTCGCGCGCGTGTCGTTCGTGCTGTCGGCGAAGGTACTCGATCCGCAGTTCCAAGGGCAGATCAAGGAACGCCTCAATAGCCGCGATGCGGTGAAGCTGGTGTCGTCGTTCGCGCGTCCGGCGCTTGAACTCTGGTTGAATCAGCACGTCGAGCACGGCAAGAAACTCGCCGATCTTGTCATCAAGCAGGCGCAAGCACGTACGCGTGCCGGACAAAAAGTCGAGAAGCGCAAGAGCTCGGGCGTGGCCGTCCTGCCGGGCAAGCTGACCGATTGCGAATCGACGGAAATCGGCCGCAACGAGTTGTTCCTGGTCGAAGGCGATTCGGCGGGCGGCTCGGCGAAGATGGGCCGCGACAAGGAATATCAGGCGATCCTGCCGCTGCGCGGCAAGGTGCTGAATACGTGGGAAACCGAGCGCGACCGTCTGTTCGCGAACAACGAAGTGCACGACATTTCGGTGGCGATCGGTGTCGATCCGCATAGCCCGGACGACAAGGTCGACCTGTCGAATCTGCGTTACGGCAAGATTTGCATCTTGTCGGACGCTGACGTGGACGGCTCGCACATCCAGGTGCTGTTGCTCACGCTGTTCTTCAAGCACTTTCCGCAGTTGATCGAACGCGGTCATGTGTGCGTGGCGCGTCCGCCGCTGTTCCGCGTCGATGCGCCCGCGCGCGGCAAGAAACCGGCGCAGAAACTTTACGCACTCGACGAAGGCGAACTCGAAGCGATCCTCGACAAGCTGCGCAAAGACGGTGTGCGCGAAACGCAGTGGTCCATCAGCCGCTTCAAAGGCCTCGGCGAAATGAGCGCGGAGCAACTGTGGGACACCACGATGAACCCCGACACGCGGCGCCTGACGCCGGTGGCGCTCGGCGAACTCGACTACGACGCCACGGTGGCGCGTATGACGATGCTGATGGGCAAGGGCGAAGCGGCGTCGCGGCGCAGCTGGCTGGAAGAAAAGGGCAACGAAGTGGAAGCGGACATCTGA
- a CDS encoding glutathione S-transferase N-terminal domain-containing protein, translating into MTDLSAFPITTKWAAEHPDRIQLYSLPTPNGVKVSIMLEETGLPYEPHLVRFDTNDQMTPEFLSLNPNNKIPAIIDPNGPDGNPLPLFESGAILIYLADKSGQLIPKDAAGRYEAIQWVMFQMGGIGPMFGQLGFFHKFAGKEYEDKRPRDRYVAESKRLLGVLEQRLDGRDWIMGDRYSIADIATFPWVRNLIGFYEAGDLVGIQDFPNVKRALAAFVARPAVAKGLEIPRRA; encoded by the coding sequence ATGACCGATCTATCCGCGTTTCCCATCACGACGAAATGGGCTGCTGAGCATCCGGACCGGATTCAGCTCTACTCGCTGCCGACGCCCAATGGCGTGAAGGTGTCGATCATGCTCGAAGAAACCGGCCTGCCGTATGAACCGCATCTCGTGCGCTTCGATACGAACGATCAGATGACGCCCGAGTTTCTGTCTCTGAATCCGAACAACAAGATTCCGGCGATCATCGATCCGAACGGCCCGGACGGCAATCCACTGCCCTTGTTCGAGTCCGGCGCGATCCTGATTTATCTCGCGGACAAGAGCGGCCAATTGATCCCGAAGGATGCCGCGGGCCGCTATGAAGCAATCCAGTGGGTGATGTTCCAGATGGGCGGGATCGGTCCGATGTTCGGCCAGCTCGGTTTCTTCCACAAGTTTGCCGGCAAGGAGTACGAAGACAAGCGGCCGCGCGACCGTTATGTCGCGGAGTCGAAGCGTTTGCTCGGCGTGCTGGAGCAGCGGCTCGACGGGCGCGATTGGATCATGGGCGACAGGTACTCGATCGCCGATATCGCGACCTTCCCATGGGTGCGCAACCTGATCGGCTTCTATGAAGCAGGGGATCTGGTCGGGATTCAGGATTTCCCGAATGTGAAGCGGGCGCTGGCTGCATTCGTCGCGCGTCCGGCGGTAGCGAAGGGGCTGGAGATTCCCAGGCGCGCCTGA
- a CDS encoding DUF4148 domain-containing protein, with product MKSLIKAVAVALVLAAPVASFAQSNGPVTRAQVRAELVQLEKAGYTPAVGKDPHYPVDIQAAEARVAAQNGTAQTSGYGSATSGSSQSGSHAETTVSSYSAPVVYIGR from the coding sequence ATGAAATCGCTCATCAAAGCTGTCGCTGTTGCACTCGTTCTCGCCGCTCCGGTCGCATCGTTCGCGCAATCGAACGGACCTGTCACGCGCGCCCAGGTTCGTGCTGAGCTTGTCCAGCTTGAAAAGGCCGGTTATACACCCGCCGTCGGTAAGGATCCGCACTACCCGGTGGATATTCAGGCAGCTGAAGCACGCGTAGCTGCCCAAAATGGTACCGCGCAAACCAGCGGCTATGGTTCGGCGACAAGCGGTTCGTCACAGTCGGGTAGCCACGCGGAAACGACGGTGAGCTCGTACTCGGCGCCGGTGGTCTACATCGGTCGCTAA
- a CDS encoding CopD family protein yields the protein MNKAIELALFLHLLAVAVWVGGMVFAHFCLRPAIADLSPQLRLPLWESVFSRFFNWVAAAVLVILLTGGFLLMQFGGGHATWPLHAMAGLGIVMMLIFGHIRFAVFPRIRRAVQAQKWPDGAQAVGTIRRLVLVNIVLGVVTIGVAVLSRGF from the coding sequence ATGAACAAAGCTATCGAACTCGCGCTCTTTCTGCATTTGCTTGCCGTCGCCGTATGGGTCGGCGGAATGGTGTTCGCGCATTTCTGTTTGCGTCCGGCGATTGCCGATCTTTCGCCGCAACTGCGCTTGCCGCTGTGGGAATCGGTGTTCAGCCGCTTCTTCAATTGGGTCGCCGCGGCAGTGCTGGTGATTCTGCTCACCGGCGGTTTTCTGCTGATGCAATTCGGCGGCGGTCACGCCACGTGGCCGTTGCATGCGATGGCCGGCCTCGGCATCGTGATGATGCTGATCTTCGGACATATCCGCTTCGCTGTGTTCCCGCGTATTCGCCGTGCGGTGCAGGCGCAGAAATGGCCGGATGGCGCGCAGGCGGTCGGCACGATCCGCCGTCTGGTGCTCGTCAATATCGTGCTGGGTGTCGTGACGATCGGTGTTGCGGTGCTGTCGCGCGGGTTCTGA
- a CDS encoding rubredoxin, with protein MSEVIEVTEYKSWVCLICGWIYNEEEGLPEEGIAPGTRFDAIPDDWRCPLCDVSKAEFAVVEF; from the coding sequence GTGAGTGAAGTAATTGAAGTGACTGAATACAAGAGCTGGGTCTGCCTGATTTGCGGCTGGATCTACAACGAGGAAGAAGGCCTGCCCGAAGAAGGCATCGCGCCGGGCACGCGCTTCGACGCGATTCCCGACGACTGGCGCTGCCCGCTGTGCGATGTGAGCAAGGCAGAGTTTGCGGTGGTGGAGTTCTGA
- the vsr gene encoding DNA mismatch endonuclease Vsr — protein sequence MVDIVDSATRSRMMSGIRGRNTKPEILIRSLLHGRGFRFRLDARDLPGRPDIVLPRYRAVVLVHGCFWHGHDCHLFKWPQTRPEFWRDKIGRNRSNDDKVRQALLASGWRVAVVWECALRGANRDIEGVLQRLVEWLRSDAPSFEERG from the coding sequence ATGGTCGATATCGTCGATAGCGCGACGCGCAGCCGGATGATGTCCGGCATTCGCGGCCGCAACACGAAGCCGGAGATCCTGATCCGCAGCCTGCTGCACGGCCGGGGCTTCCGCTTTCGGCTCGACGCCCGCGATCTGCCGGGCCGGCCGGATATCGTGCTGCCGCGCTACCGCGCCGTCGTGCTGGTGCACGGCTGTTTCTGGCACGGCCATGACTGCCACCTGTTCAAGTGGCCGCAAACCCGGCCGGAGTTCTGGCGCGACAAGATCGGCCGCAACCGCAGCAACGACGACAAGGTCCGGCAAGCATTGCTCGCAAGCGGCTGGCGCGTCGCGGTGGTGTGGGAATGCGCTTTGCGCGGCGCCAATCGCGATATCGAGGGCGTGTTGCAGCGGCTCGTCGAGTGGCTGCGCAGCGACGCGCCGAGCTTCGAAGAACGCGGCTGA
- a CDS encoding ATP-binding cassette domain-containing protein, with the protein MSLYTITGAQLAFGHVALLDHADFSLEAGERVGLIGRNGAGKSSLLKIVAELTKPDDGLVTRQQNLTTVYVPQEPEFDTDDTVFEAVAAGLTHARALLDEYDAVANQLADQPEGPEHDELMSRMNTLQSSLDHSDAWNWSTRVATTLQQIGLNGEARVGSLSGGMQKRVALARALVVQPDVLLLDEPTNHLDFDGIRWLEELLVSLRAGLLFITHDRAFLDRVATRIVELDRGRLLSYPGNFSAYQTRKAQQLEIERVENDKADKLLAQEEVWIRKGVEARRTRSVGRIARLVQMRNERAERRNVQGNVKLDVGQGEKSGKIVAELTDVTKRYGARTVVDNFTATVMRGDKIGFVGPNGAGKTTLLKMILGELPPDEGTVRVGTNLQVAYFDQMRAQLDLEKSLADTISPGSEWVEVNGQKKHVMSYLGDFLFAPERARSPVKSLSGGERNRLLLARLFARPANVLVLDEPTNDLDIPTLELLEELLTEYDGTVLLVSHDRAFLDNVATSVIASEGGGKWREYVGGFTDWQIQRDRSQQMAQEAQKEAAKEVAAKDGGAGRNTQRTAKLSFKDQRELEALPAKIAALEAEQKTIGAQLEEGSVFAKDPQEGTRLTERYAAIDEELLIALERWDELENKRK; encoded by the coding sequence ATGTCGCTTTACACCATTACCGGCGCCCAACTGGCGTTCGGTCACGTCGCGTTGCTCGATCACGCGGATTTCTCTCTCGAAGCGGGCGAACGCGTCGGGTTGATCGGCCGCAATGGCGCGGGCAAGTCGTCGCTGCTGAAGATCGTCGCCGAGCTGACCAAGCCGGACGACGGTCTCGTCACGCGCCAGCAGAATCTCACCACGGTCTATGTGCCGCAGGAGCCGGAGTTCGATACGGACGACACGGTGTTCGAGGCGGTCGCCGCCGGCCTGACCCACGCTCGCGCGCTGCTGGATGAATACGACGCGGTCGCCAATCAGCTCGCCGACCAGCCGGAAGGCCCGGAGCACGACGAGTTGATGTCGCGGATGAACACGCTGCAGTCGTCGCTTGACCATTCGGACGCCTGGAACTGGAGCACGCGCGTCGCCACCACGCTGCAGCAGATCGGTCTGAACGGCGAGGCGCGGGTCGGCTCGCTGTCGGGCGGCATGCAAAAGCGCGTCGCGCTGGCGCGCGCGCTGGTCGTGCAGCCGGACGTGCTGCTGCTCGACGAACCGACCAACCACCTTGACTTCGACGGCATTCGCTGGCTCGAAGAGCTGCTGGTCTCGCTGCGCGCGGGCCTGCTCTTCATTACCCACGATCGCGCGTTTCTCGACCGTGTCGCTACGCGCATCGTCGAACTGGATCGCGGGCGTCTGCTGTCGTATCCCGGTAATTTCTCGGCTTATCAGACGCGCAAAGCACAGCAACTGGAAATCGAGCGCGTCGAAAACGACAAGGCCGACAAGCTGCTCGCACAGGAAGAAGTGTGGATTCGCAAGGGTGTCGAAGCGCGCCGTACGCGCAGCGTCGGCCGGATCGCGCGGCTCGTGCAGATGCGCAACGAGCGCGCCGAGCGCCGCAACGTGCAGGGCAACGTCAAGCTCGACGTCGGGCAGGGCGAGAAGTCCGGCAAGATCGTCGCGGAATTGACCGATGTGACCAAGCGCTACGGTGCGCGCACGGTGGTCGACAACTTCACGGCCACGGTGATGCGCGGCGACAAGATCGGCTTTGTCGGGCCGAACGGCGCGGGCAAGACCACGCTGCTGAAGATGATCCTCGGCGAATTGCCGCCCGACGAAGGCACGGTGCGTGTCGGCACCAATTTGCAGGTCGCGTACTTCGACCAGATGCGCGCGCAGCTGGATCTGGAAAAGAGCCTTGCCGACACGATCAGCCCGGGCAGCGAGTGGGTCGAAGTCAACGGCCAGAAGAAGCACGTGATGAGCTACCTCGGCGACTTCCTGTTCGCGCCGGAGCGTGCACGTTCGCCGGTCAAGTCGCTGTCGGGCGGCGAGCGCAACCGCTTGTTGCTCGCGCGTCTGTTCGCGCGGCCGGCCAATGTGCTGGTGCTCGACGAACCGACCAACGACCTCGACATCCCCACGCTCGAACTGCTCGAAGAACTGCTCACCGAATACGACGGCACCGTGTTGCTGGTCAGCCACGATCGCGCGTTTCTGGATAACGTCGCGACTTCCGTGATCGCGTCGGAAGGCGGGGGCAAGTGGCGCGAGTATGTCGGCGGCTTTACCGACTGGCAGATTCAGCGCGACCGCTCGCAGCAGATGGCGCAGGAAGCGCAAAAAGAAGCCGCGAAGGAAGTGGCGGCCAAAGACGGCGGAGCGGGCCGCAACACGCAGCGCACCGCCAAGCTGTCGTTCAAGGACCAGCGCGAACTCGAGGCGCTGCCGGCGAAAATCGCCGCGCTCGAAGCCGAGCAGAAAACCATTGGCGCGCAACTCGAAGAGGGTTCGGTCTTCGCGAAAGACCCACAGGAAGGCACGCGTCTGACCGAGCGCTACGCAGCGATCGACGAAGAATTGCTGATTGCGCTGGAACGGTGGGACGAGCTGGAAAACAAGCGCAAATGA
- a CDS encoding DUF4399 domain-containing protein, whose translation MFKNKWLTGVVLAGLLAASGVAQAEGVSFVQPKDGATVSNPVHVVFGVDGMKIAPAGTMTEGTGHHHLLIDGKPLPKGQVIPADDHSLHFGKGQTETDLTLPPGDHTLTLQFGDGVHRSYGPEWSQTIKVHVK comes from the coding sequence ATGTTTAAAAACAAATGGTTGACTGGTGTCGTGCTGGCCGGGTTGCTGGCCGCATCGGGCGTGGCGCAGGCCGAAGGCGTGTCGTTCGTGCAGCCAAAGGACGGTGCAACCGTCAGCAATCCGGTGCATGTGGTGTTCGGCGTCGACGGCATGAAGATCGCGCCGGCCGGCACGATGACCGAGGGCACGGGCCATCATCATCTGTTGATCGACGGCAAGCCGCTTCCCAAGGGACAAGTCATTCCCGCCGACGACCATTCGCTCCACTTCGGCAAAGGCCAGACCGAAACCGATCTGACGTTGCCGCCGGGCGACCACACGCTGACGCTGCAATTCGGCGACGGTGTGCACCGTTCGTATGGCCCGGAATGGAGCCAAACCATCAAGGTTCACGTGAAGTAG
- the parC gene encoding DNA topoisomerase IV subunit A, whose product MDDDNTLDLFTEPPPPEGDFLTLGNYAERQYLDYAVSVVKGRALPDVCDGQKPVQRRILFAMNEMGLSDNAKPVKSARVVGDVLGKYHPHGDQSAYDALVRLAQDFSMRYPLIDGQGNFGSRDGDGAAAMRYTEARLTPISKLLLDEIDQGTVDFMPNYDGSFQEPKVMPARLPFVLLNGASGIAVGLATEIPSHNLREVAAAAVAMIRNPKMQHADLMQHIPGPDFPGGGQIISSEAEISAAYESGRGSLKVRARWKIEDLARGQWQLVITELPPNTAAQKVLEEIEEQTNPKIKLGKKALTPEQLQTKQTMLALLDAVRDESGKDAPVRLVFEPKSSRIDQTEFVNSLLAHTSLESNASLNLVMVGGDGRPRQKGLSEILHEWIAFRFATVTRRTRHRLMKVDDRIHILEGRVIVFLNIDEVIRIIRESDEPKVALMAAFGLSDRQAEDILEIRLRQLARLEKIKIEKELSELRDEKAKLEELLGSESAMKRLLIKEIEGDAKQYGDERRTLIQQEKRATFEARVVDEPVTVVVSQKGWVRALKGHGLDTAGFTFKAGDGLYAAFQCRTPDTLVAWGSNGRVYSVAVAMLPGGRGDGVPVTSLIELESGSHLMHYYAASADQALLLASSNGFGFIAKVGDMVSRVKAGKSFMTIDAGAAPLAPMPMLPDATHIACLSSGGRLLAFGLDEMKTLSGGGRGVTLMALDDNETLVQALAINNAGVVLIGTRRGGRVDEEKLSGAALAPHIGKRARKGRAPESKMKLDGMRPVLAA is encoded by the coding sequence ATGGACGACGATAACACTCTCGACCTTTTCACCGAGCCACCGCCGCCGGAAGGCGACTTCCTGACGCTCGGCAACTACGCGGAACGCCAGTACCTCGATTACGCGGTGAGCGTGGTCAAGGGCCGCGCGCTGCCGGACGTGTGCGACGGCCAGAAGCCGGTGCAGCGCCGCATCCTGTTCGCGATGAACGAGATGGGCCTCTCCGACAACGCGAAGCCGGTCAAGTCGGCACGCGTGGTCGGCGACGTGCTGGGTAAGTATCACCCGCACGGTGACCAGTCGGCGTACGACGCACTCGTGCGTCTCGCGCAAGACTTCTCGATGCGCTATCCGTTGATCGACGGCCAGGGCAACTTCGGTTCGCGCGACGGCGACGGCGCAGCGGCAATGCGGTACACCGAAGCGCGCCTCACACCGATCTCGAAGCTGCTGCTCGATGAAATCGACCAGGGTACGGTCGATTTCATGCCGAACTACGACGGCTCGTTTCAGGAGCCGAAAGTGATGCCCGCGCGCCTGCCGTTCGTGTTGCTGAACGGCGCCTCGGGTATCGCGGTGGGTCTGGCGACGGAAATCCCGTCGCACAATCTGCGCGAAGTCGCGGCTGCAGCGGTTGCGATGATCCGCAATCCGAAGATGCAGCACGCCGATTTGATGCAGCACATTCCGGGTCCTGACTTCCCGGGTGGCGGCCAGATCATTTCGAGCGAAGCGGAGATTTCCGCCGCGTATGAAAGCGGTCGCGGCAGCCTGAAGGTGCGCGCTCGCTGGAAGATAGAAGACCTCGCGCGCGGCCAGTGGCAACTGGTGATCACCGAACTGCCGCCGAACACGGCCGCGCAGAAGGTGCTCGAAGAAATCGAAGAGCAAACCAATCCGAAGATCAAGCTCGGCAAGAAGGCGCTCACACCCGAACAGCTGCAGACCAAGCAGACGATGCTCGCGCTGCTCGATGCGGTGCGCGACGAATCGGGCAAGGACGCGCCGGTGCGTCTCGTGTTCGAGCCGAAGTCGAGCCGCATCGATCAAACCGAGTTCGTCAATTCGCTGCTCGCGCATACGAGCCTCGAATCGAATGCCTCGCTCAATCTGGTGATGGTGGGCGGCGACGGCAGGCCGCGTCAGAAGGGTTTGAGCGAAATCCTGCACGAGTGGATCGCGTTCCGCTTCGCGACGGTCACGCGCCGCACGCGCCATCGTTTGATGAAGGTCGACGACCGGATTCACATCCTCGAAGGCCGGGTGATCGTCTTTTTGAATATCGACGAAGTCATCCGCATCATTCGCGAGTCGGACGAACCGAAGGTCGCGTTGATGGCCGCGTTTGGCTTGTCCGATCGTCAGGCCGAGGACATTCTTGAAATCCGGCTGCGTCAGTTGGCGCGGCTCGAGAAGATCAAGATCGAGAAGGAACTGTCCGAATTGCGCGACGAGAAGGCCAAGCTCGAAGAACTGCTCGGCAGTGAATCGGCGATGAAGCGTCTGCTCATCAAGGAAATCGAAGGCGATGCGAAGCAATACGGCGACGAGCGCCGCACGCTGATCCAGCAGGAAAAGCGCGCGACGTTCGAGGCGCGCGTGGTCGACGAGCCGGTCACGGTGGTGGTGTCGCAAAAGGGTTGGGTGCGTGCGCTGAAGGGGCACGGGCTGGATACGGCCGGCTTCACGTTCAAGGCCGGCGACGGGCTCTATGCGGCATTCCAGTGCCGCACGCCGGATACGCTGGTCGCGTGGGGCAGCAATGGCCGCGTCTATTCGGTTGCCGTTGCAATGCTGCCGGGCGGGCGCGGTGATGGCGTGCCGGTCACGTCGCTGATCGAACTCGAGTCAGGCAGTCATTTGATGCATTACTACGCGGCGTCGGCAGATCAGGCGCTGCTGCTCGCGTCGAGCAACGGCTTTGGCTTTATCGCCAAGGTCGGCGATATGGTGAGCCGCGTGAAGGCCGGCAAGTCGTTCATGACGATCGACGCGGGCGCTGCGCCGCTCGCGCCGATGCCGATGCTGCCGGATGCGACGCATATCGCGTGTCTGTCCTCGGGCGGGCGTCTCCTGGCGTTCGGCCTCGACGAGATGAAGACGCTGTCGGGCGGTGGACGCGGTGTCACGCTGATGGCGCTCGACGATAATGAAACGTTGGTGCAGGCGCTGGCGATCAACAATGCGGGTGTTGTGCTGATCGGCACGCGTCGTGGCGGCCGCGTCGACGAAGAGAAGCTGAGCGGCGCCGCACTCGCACCGCATATCGGCAAGCGGGCGCGCAAGGGGCGTGCGCCTGAGAGCAAGATGAAGCTCGACGGCATGCGTCCGGTATTGGCTGCTTAA
- a CDS encoding YbhB/YbcL family Raf kinase inhibitor-like protein, with product MADFRLWSDEFPTNGFMPKAHEFDDKSFGVDGEGENISPSLQWEAPPADTQSFALTVHDPDAPTGSGFWHWVVVNIPADARSLPRNAGKADGSLLPQGALQVRNDYGTVGFGGAAPPRGDRTHRYIFRLHALKVPHLPINPETTNAVARFMTHLNEIDSTTHTGLYELK from the coding sequence ATGGCTGATTTCCGTCTCTGGTCCGACGAGTTCCCCACCAACGGCTTTATGCCGAAAGCCCACGAATTCGACGACAAGTCATTCGGCGTCGACGGCGAGGGCGAAAATATTTCGCCCTCGTTGCAATGGGAGGCGCCCCCGGCCGACACGCAAAGCTTCGCACTCACGGTCCACGATCCCGATGCGCCTACAGGCAGCGGCTTCTGGCACTGGGTCGTCGTCAATATTCCAGCCGATGCGCGCTCGCTGCCGCGCAACGCCGGCAAGGCAGACGGCTCATTGCTGCCGCAGGGCGCGCTGCAAGTGCGCAACGACTACGGCACGGTCGGCTTCGGCGGCGCCGCGCCGCCGCGCGGCGACAGGACGCATCGCTACATCTTCCGTCTGCATGCGCTGAAGGTGCCGCACCTGCCGATCAACCCGGAGACCACCAACGCGGTCGCACGCTTCATGACGCATCTGAACGAAATCGATTCAACCACGCACACCGGTCTGTACGAACTGAAATAA
- the dcm gene encoding DNA (cytosine-5-)-methyltransferase has product MTLAAPLELLKQARARFTQREIAAHVGKDIKTVRRWEKGETPCPAMLEPALRDLLHTGTGAANGDASFRFIDLFAGIGGIRLGFEAHGGACVFTSEWNDFSTKTYRENYPGGADHALIGDIVSFPAEEVPSHDVLLGGFPCQPFSIAGVSKKNALGRPHGFECTTQGTLFFDVARIIAAKRPAAFLLENVKNLLSHDKGRTFDVILQTLRDELGYEVHYRVVDGQHFTPQHRERIIIVGFRGKTSFSWDDLHLPENGPRLGSILHRTDGSEPDLSWDHDRFFDHTNRRVQPKYTLTPNLWTYLQNYAAKHRAAGNGFGFGMAYPDSVARTLSARYHKDGSEILVYQGEQLRPRRLTPRECARLMGFPDTFRIPVSDTQAYRQFGNSVVMPVMREVARIMLPHVQALLAKETQHGSAQALSLYA; this is encoded by the coding sequence GTGACCCTCGCCGCACCGCTCGAACTGCTAAAGCAGGCGCGCGCCCGCTTTACTCAACGCGAAATCGCCGCGCACGTCGGTAAAGACATCAAGACGGTGCGCCGCTGGGAAAAAGGCGAAACACCATGTCCGGCGATGCTCGAGCCGGCCTTGCGCGATTTGCTGCACACCGGCACCGGCGCGGCTAACGGCGACGCCAGTTTCCGCTTCATCGATCTGTTCGCCGGCATCGGCGGCATTCGCTTGGGTTTCGAAGCGCACGGCGGCGCCTGCGTTTTCACGAGCGAGTGGAACGATTTTTCCACCAAGACATATCGCGAGAACTACCCGGGCGGCGCCGACCACGCGCTGATCGGCGACATCGTCTCCTTTCCCGCCGAAGAGGTGCCGAGCCACGACGTGCTGCTTGGCGGCTTCCCCTGTCAGCCGTTTTCGATCGCCGGCGTCAGCAAGAAAAACGCGCTCGGCCGGCCGCACGGTTTCGAGTGCACGACACAGGGCACGCTGTTTTTCGACGTCGCGCGCATCATCGCGGCGAAGCGCCCAGCCGCGTTCCTGCTGGAGAACGTGAAGAATCTGCTCTCGCACGACAAAGGCCGCACCTTCGACGTGATCCTTCAGACGCTGCGCGACGAGCTCGGCTACGAGGTGCATTACCGGGTGGTCGACGGCCAGCACTTCACGCCGCAGCATCGCGAGCGGATCATCATCGTCGGCTTTCGTGGCAAGACCTCGTTCTCATGGGACGATCTGCATTTGCCGGAAAACGGTCCGCGTCTCGGCTCGATCCTGCACCGGACCGACGGCAGCGAACCGGACTTGTCGTGGGATCACGACCGCTTCTTCGACCACACCAACCGGCGCGTTCAACCGAAGTACACGCTCACCCCGAACCTCTGGACCTATCTGCAAAACTACGCGGCGAAACATCGCGCGGCGGGTAATGGCTTCGGCTTCGGCATGGCTTATCCGGACAGCGTCGCGCGCACGCTATCCGCGCGCTATCACAAGGACGGCTCGGAGATTCTGGTCTATCAGGGCGAGCAGTTGCGCCCGCGGCGCCTGACGCCACGCGAATGCGCGCGGCTGATGGGCTTTCCCGACACGTTCCGGATTCCCGTCAGCGACACGCAGGCCTATCGCCAGTTCGGCAACAGCGTTGTGATGCCGGTGATGCGGGAAGTGGCGCGCATCATGCTGCCGCATGTGCAAGCCCTGCTCGCAAAGGAGACGCAGCATGGTTCGGCTCAAGCCCTCTCGCTATACGCCTAA